From the Solanum stenotomum isolate F172 chromosome 4, ASM1918654v1, whole genome shotgun sequence genome, one window contains:
- the LOC125862951 gene encoding beta-galactosidase-like isoform X2 produces the protein MLLKLMFSGMDMSLLLEKGFPVWLKYVPGMEFRTNNQPFKVAMQGFVQKIVNMMKSENLFEPQGGPIIMAQIENEYGPVEWEIGAPGKAFTKWAAQMAVGLKTGVPWIMCKQEDAPDPVIDTCNGFYCEGFRPNKPYKPKMWTEVWTGWYTKFGGPIPQRPAEDIAFSVARFVQNNGSFFNYYMYHGGTNFGRTSSGLFIATSYDYDAPLDEYGLLNEPKYGHLRDLHKAIKLSEPALVSSYATVTSLGSNQEAHVYSSKSGACAAFLSNYDSRYSVKVTFQNRPYDLPPWSISILPDCKTAVYNTARVNSRSSSIKMTPAGGGLSWQSYNEETPTADDSDRLSANGLWEQKNVTRDSSDYLWYMTDVNIASNEGFLKNGKDPYFTVMSAGHVLHVFVNGKLSGTVYGTLDNPKLTYSGNVKLRAGVNKISLLSVSVGLPNVGVHYDTWNAGVLGPVTLSGLNEGSRNLAKQRWSYKVGLKGESLSLHSLSGSSSVEWIRGSLVAQKQPLTWYKATFNAPGGNEPVALDMASMGKGQIWINGEGVGRHWPGYIAQGDCSKCSYAGTFNEKKCQTNCGQPSQRWYHVPRSWLKPSGNLLVVFEEWGGNPTGISLVRRSR, from the exons ATGTTATTGAAACTTATGTTTTCTGGAATGGACATGAGCCTTCTCCTGGAAAA GGGATTCCCTGTTTGGCTAAAATATGTGCCTGGTATGGAATTTAGAACAAACAATCAGCcttttaag GTGGCTATGCAAGGATTTGTTCAGAAAATAGTCAACATGATGAAGTCAGAAAATTTGTTTGAACCTCAAGGAGGACCAATAATAATGGCCCAG ATAGAAAATGAGTATGGACCAGTAGAATGGGAAATTGGTGCTCCTGGTAAAGCTTTTACAAAATGGGCAGCTCAAATGGCTGTGGGTTTGAAAACTGGTGTCCCGTGGATCATGTGTAAACAAGAGGATGCTCCTGATCCTGTG ATTGATACTTGCAATGGCTTCTACTGCGAAGGGTTCCGTCCTAATAAGCCTTACAAACCGAAAATGTGGACAGAAGTTTGGACTGGCTG GTACACAAAATTTGGTGGTCCAATTCCTCAAAGACCAGCTGAAGACATTGCATTTTCAGTTGCAAGGTTTGTTCAGAACAATGGTTCATTCTTCAATTACTACATG TATCATGGAGGGACAAATTTTGGTCGGACATCATCAGGGCTTTTCATTGCAACTAGCTACGATTATGATGCTCCTCTCGATGAGTATG GGTTGCTGAATGAACCAAAATACGGGCACTTGAGAGACTTACATAAAGCTATCAAGCTATCTGAACCGGCTTTAGTTTCATCATATGCCACGGTGACTAGTCTTGGAAGTAATCAAGAG GCTCATGTCTATAGTTCAAAATCTGGAGCTTGTGCTGCTTTTTTATCCAACTATGACTCTAGATATTCAGTTAAAGTCACCTTTCAGAATAGGCCATACGATTTGCCTCCATGGTCCATCAGCATTCTTCCCGACTGCAAAACTGCTGTTTACAACACTGCACGG GTTAACTCCCGAAGCTCGAGCATAAAGATGACGCCTGCAGGTGGTGGATTGTCTTGGCAGTCGTATAATGAAGAAACACCGACTGCTGATGACAGTGATAGACTTTCAGCTAACGGACTATGGGAACAGAAAAACGTAACAAGAGATTCATCAGACTATCTGTGGTACATGACAGA TGTAAATATAGCATCTAATGAAGGATTTCTAAAGAACGGAAAGGATCCTTATTTCACTGTTATGTCCGCTGGTCATGTCTTGCATGTTTTCGTCAATGGCAAACTATCAG GAACTGTTTATGGGACATTGGATAATCCAAAACTTACATACAGTGGCAATGTGAAGTTAAGAGCTGGTGTTAACAAGATTTCTCTGCTCAGTGTTTCCGTTGGTCTCCCG AACGTTGGCGTGCATTATGATACGTGGAATGCAGGAGTTCTAGGTCCAGTCACGTTGAGCGGTCTCAATGAAGGGTCAAGAAACTTGGCGAAACAGAGATGGTCTTACAAG GTTGGTCTGAAAGGCGAATCGTTAAGTCTTCACTCCTTAAGTGGGAGTTCTTCTGTTGAATGGATTCGAGGCTCACTAGTGGCTCAAAAGCAACCTCTGACTTGGTACAAG GCTACATTTAACGCGCCTGGAGGAAATGAACCAGTAGCTTTAGACATGGCAAGTATGGGAAAAGGTCAGATATGGATAAATGGTGAAGGCGTAGGTCGCCATTGGCCTGGATACATAGCACAAGGTGACTGTAGCAAATGCAGTTATGCTGGAACGTTCAACGAGAAGAAATGTCAGACTAACTGCGGACAACCTTCTCAGAGATG GTACCACGTTCCACGATCGTGGCTGAAACCAAGTGGAAATTTGTTGGTAgtatttgaagaatggggtggTAATCCAACAGGAATTTCTCTAGTCAGGAGATCAAGATAA
- the LOC125862951 gene encoding beta-galactosidase-like isoform X1 — translation MLRTNVLLLVLLLVICSLDFFSSVKASVSYDDRAIIINGKRKILISGSIHYPRSTPQMWPDLIQKAKDGGLDVIETYVFWNGHEPSPGKYNFEGRYDLVRFIKLVQRAGLHVNLRIGPYICAEWNFGGFPVWLKYVPGMEFRTNNQPFKVAMQGFVQKIVNMMKSENLFEPQGGPIIMAQIENEYGPVEWEIGAPGKAFTKWAAQMAVGLKTGVPWIMCKQEDAPDPVIDTCNGFYCEGFRPNKPYKPKMWTEVWTGWYTKFGGPIPQRPAEDIAFSVARFVQNNGSFFNYYMYHGGTNFGRTSSGLFIATSYDYDAPLDEYGLLNEPKYGHLRDLHKAIKLSEPALVSSYATVTSLGSNQEAHVYSSKSGACAAFLSNYDSRYSVKVTFQNRPYDLPPWSISILPDCKTAVYNTARVNSRSSSIKMTPAGGGLSWQSYNEETPTADDSDRLSANGLWEQKNVTRDSSDYLWYMTDVNIASNEGFLKNGKDPYFTVMSAGHVLHVFVNGKLSGTVYGTLDNPKLTYSGNVKLRAGVNKISLLSVSVGLPNVGVHYDTWNAGVLGPVTLSGLNEGSRNLAKQRWSYKVGLKGESLSLHSLSGSSSVEWIRGSLVAQKQPLTWYKATFNAPGGNEPVALDMASMGKGQIWINGEGVGRHWPGYIAQGDCSKCSYAGTFNEKKCQTNCGQPSQRWYHVPRSWLKPSGNLLVVFEEWGGNPTGISLVRRSR, via the exons ATGCTAAGGActaatgtgttgttgttggtgttattattagttatttgttcattggattttttttcttcagtgAAAGCTAGTGTTTCTTATGATGACAGAGCTATAATCATAAATGGGAAAAGAAAAATTCTTATTTCTGGTTCAATTCATTATCCAAGAAGTACTCCACAG ATGTGGCCTGATCTTATACAAAAGGCAAAAGATGGAGGCTTAGATGTTATTGAAACTTATGTTTTCTGGAATGGACATGAGCCTTCTCCTGGAAAA tATAATTTTGAAGGAAGATATGATCTTGTTAGGTTCATCAAATTGGTACAAAGAGCAGGACTTCATGTCAATCTACGTATTGGCCCTTACATCTGTGCTGAATGGAACTTTGG GGGATTCCCTGTTTGGCTAAAATATGTGCCTGGTATGGAATTTAGAACAAACAATCAGCcttttaag GTGGCTATGCAAGGATTTGTTCAGAAAATAGTCAACATGATGAAGTCAGAAAATTTGTTTGAACCTCAAGGAGGACCAATAATAATGGCCCAG ATAGAAAATGAGTATGGACCAGTAGAATGGGAAATTGGTGCTCCTGGTAAAGCTTTTACAAAATGGGCAGCTCAAATGGCTGTGGGTTTGAAAACTGGTGTCCCGTGGATCATGTGTAAACAAGAGGATGCTCCTGATCCTGTG ATTGATACTTGCAATGGCTTCTACTGCGAAGGGTTCCGTCCTAATAAGCCTTACAAACCGAAAATGTGGACAGAAGTTTGGACTGGCTG GTACACAAAATTTGGTGGTCCAATTCCTCAAAGACCAGCTGAAGACATTGCATTTTCAGTTGCAAGGTTTGTTCAGAACAATGGTTCATTCTTCAATTACTACATG TATCATGGAGGGACAAATTTTGGTCGGACATCATCAGGGCTTTTCATTGCAACTAGCTACGATTATGATGCTCCTCTCGATGAGTATG GGTTGCTGAATGAACCAAAATACGGGCACTTGAGAGACTTACATAAAGCTATCAAGCTATCTGAACCGGCTTTAGTTTCATCATATGCCACGGTGACTAGTCTTGGAAGTAATCAAGAG GCTCATGTCTATAGTTCAAAATCTGGAGCTTGTGCTGCTTTTTTATCCAACTATGACTCTAGATATTCAGTTAAAGTCACCTTTCAGAATAGGCCATACGATTTGCCTCCATGGTCCATCAGCATTCTTCCCGACTGCAAAACTGCTGTTTACAACACTGCACGG GTTAACTCCCGAAGCTCGAGCATAAAGATGACGCCTGCAGGTGGTGGATTGTCTTGGCAGTCGTATAATGAAGAAACACCGACTGCTGATGACAGTGATAGACTTTCAGCTAACGGACTATGGGAACAGAAAAACGTAACAAGAGATTCATCAGACTATCTGTGGTACATGACAGA TGTAAATATAGCATCTAATGAAGGATTTCTAAAGAACGGAAAGGATCCTTATTTCACTGTTATGTCCGCTGGTCATGTCTTGCATGTTTTCGTCAATGGCAAACTATCAG GAACTGTTTATGGGACATTGGATAATCCAAAACTTACATACAGTGGCAATGTGAAGTTAAGAGCTGGTGTTAACAAGATTTCTCTGCTCAGTGTTTCCGTTGGTCTCCCG AACGTTGGCGTGCATTATGATACGTGGAATGCAGGAGTTCTAGGTCCAGTCACGTTGAGCGGTCTCAATGAAGGGTCAAGAAACTTGGCGAAACAGAGATGGTCTTACAAG GTTGGTCTGAAAGGCGAATCGTTAAGTCTTCACTCCTTAAGTGGGAGTTCTTCTGTTGAATGGATTCGAGGCTCACTAGTGGCTCAAAAGCAACCTCTGACTTGGTACAAG GCTACATTTAACGCGCCTGGAGGAAATGAACCAGTAGCTTTAGACATGGCAAGTATGGGAAAAGGTCAGATATGGATAAATGGTGAAGGCGTAGGTCGCCATTGGCCTGGATACATAGCACAAGGTGACTGTAGCAAATGCAGTTATGCTGGAACGTTCAACGAGAAGAAATGTCAGACTAACTGCGGACAACCTTCTCAGAGATG GTACCACGTTCCACGATCGTGGCTGAAACCAAGTGGAAATTTGTTGGTAgtatttgaagaatggggtggTAATCCAACAGGAATTTCTCTAGTCAGGAGATCAAGATAA
- the LOC125862963 gene encoding uncharacterized protein LOC125862963, which translates to MAQSAKPISSPVPDAWYPTLAVFMLAIGLVVTASFFIYEATSPRKYRSLAKELVTGTVASVFLGFGSLFLLLASGVYV; encoded by the exons ATG GCTCAATCAGCAAAACCGATCTCGAGTCCAGTACCTGATGCGTGGTACCCAACCCTAGCAGTGTTCATGCTTGCAATTGGTCTTGTTGTAACTGCTTCATTTTTCAT CTATGAAGCTACTTCTCCGAGGAAATACCGCAGTCTTGCAAAGGAGCTTGTAACAGGGACAGTGGCGTCTGTTTTCTTG GGTTTCGGATCCTTGTTTTTGCTACTTGCTTCCGGCGTATATGTTTGA